The following coding sequences are from one Primulina eburnea isolate SZY01 chromosome 15, ASM2296580v1, whole genome shotgun sequence window:
- the LOC140813477 gene encoding transcription factor TCP4-like: MEERSHHHQTSSRLGPRNPGGEIVEVQGGHIVRSIGRKDRHSKVCTAKGPRDRRVRLAAHTAIQFYDVQDRLGYDRPSKAVDWLIKKAKAAIDELAQLPAWNPITTSAPNATFEQDESQETLQEDQKNLEEELQQRELGVHQANLGITNTSGPSSKRAMTMLGSEDEQQSLHQRGNTNDPNAQSVSFLPPSLDSDSIADTIKSFFPMGASAQPSSSDMQFQNFPATNLIQRHNGLSQDLRLSLQSFQDPILLHHQSQRPQHHQNPSHHTEHAHSQAQVLLSGIPLGYDGTTGWPEHHTQQAEFNRFQRFSGWNAGGDSAAGSGGAATAAGYLFNSPPAPQPLLQQLLGQNQFSSQRGPLQSSNTPSIRAWMDPSAISIGTADHNQQQHHYPAVLPIYPSSMSGIGFATGVGGFSGFHVPARIQGDEEEHDGYSDKPSSASSDSRH; the protein is encoded by the coding sequence ATGGAAGAGCGCAGCCATCACCACCAAACCTCATCGAGATTAGGTCCAAGAAACCCTGGGGGAGAGATAGTAGAGGTACAAGGCGGGCACATTGTGAGGTCCATTGGCAGAAAAGACCGCCACAGCAAAGTTTGCACGGCAAAAGGCCCCAGGGACCGCCGAGTGCGCCTCGCCGCGCATACAGCCATCCAATTCTATGACGTTCAAGACCGCCTCGGCTATGACCGCCCCAGCAAGGCCGTGGATTGGCTCATCAAGAAGGCAAAAGCTGCCATCGACGAGCTTGCGCAGCTGCCTGCCTGGAACCCTATCACCACCTCGGCACCTAATGCAACTTTTGAACAAGATGAATCCCAGGAAACGCTCCAAGAAGACCAGAAAAATCTGGAAGAAGAGCTGCAGCAACGAGAGCTTGGTGTGCACCAGGCTAATTTGGGGATCACTAATACTTCCGGCCCTTCAAGTAAAAGGGCAATGACGATGCTGGGAAGCGAAGATGAGCAGCAAAGCTTGCACCAGAGAGGCAATACGAATGACCCTAATGCACAAAGTGTAAGCTTTTTGCCTCCTTCGTTGGACTCTGATTCAATTGCTGATACCATCAAGTCTTTCTTTCCGATGGGTGCTTCCGCACAACCTAGTTCATCAGATATGCAGTTTCAGAATTTCCCAGCTACGAATTTGATTCAAAGACACAATGGCCTAAGCCAAGATTTACGGCTTTCGTTGCAGTCATTCCAAGATCCAATTTTGCTCCACCACCAAAGTCAACGGCCTCAGCATCATCAGAACCCCAGCCACCACACAGAACATGCTCATTCGCAAGCGCAAGTTCTGCTGAGTGGAATTCCGCTGGGGTATGATGGAACCACTGGTTGGCCTGAGCACCACACGCAGCAGGCAGAATTCAATCGCTTCCAGAGGTTTTCAGGTTGGAATGCCGGTGGAGATAGTGCTGCTGGGAGTGGTGGAGCCGCCACGGCTGCAGGATACTTGTTCAATTCACCACCAGCGCCACAGCCGCTGCTGCAGCAGCTGTTAGGCCAAAATCAGTTTTCTTCACAGAGGGGACCCCTTCAGTCCAGTAACACACCTTCGATTCGTGCATGGATGGACCCATCAGCAATATCAATTGGCACTGCTGATCACAATCAACAGCAACACCATTATCCAGCAGTTTTGCCAATTTATCCATCATCAATGTCTGGCATTGGATTTGCcacaggagttggtggattctCCGGGTTTCATGTTCCTGCACGAATTCAAGGTGATGAAGAGGAGCATGATGGCTATTCTGACAAGCCATCCTCTGCTTCTTCTGATTCTCGTCACTGA